The window TCATAACTCTATCTCATGCTCGTTATTAGTTCAGTCAAGACCACTTTAgtcaaaaagaacatttttattgcCGTTTGCAGTAGTTATTTTTGGAAGTATGGCTCTGTTCTGCTCCCTGCCCTTCCATGTGCTTACATGGAAAGCCCAAGGCAGGGAGAGCAGCTGTAAAGACCCCCATTGGATCTCTGTGCCTTTCAGTGTTCTTACATGGAAAGCCAAAGGTAGGGAGAGTAGCAGAAAAGACCCCCATGGGACCACCCTGCCCTTCCATGTGCTTACATTGATAGCCTAaggcagggagagcagcagcaaaGACTCCAGGtacagagcagagcaggacAACAGAATGACATTGTTTAAGTCAAATGCAGCATATAAGGAGGAGCTGGGGTAGAGGTGGGTTGCAAACAGCttgcagaggaggaaagaagggTAGGTAGACTGAAGCAGCTTTAACTAAGGTGCCCTGTATGAAATTTGCCAATTGAATGCATAGAAGGGAATCAGCTGAGCCATCAGCTGATGTAGCTGGCTTGTGAGCTAAGCTTGACTATGTGGCTTGCCTGAACTAATGCTATGCTCAATTTTTATTGGAGATGCATAAatgttatacatttttattgtgaatcTTAATCACTTAATGTTGATGTAGACGTTATAATGTACATATTATTCATGTGTGGAAAAACTGGAAGGACAAGTGTAAATGTTAAGCAAACTATTGTCTCATTTTGTATTGTTTCTACCCTCTATCAAGGAAAAATGGAGGATAGGTTATCTGTTGTCACCATACTCTTTGTATCACCGGTTTCTCAATCTGAGATGTTGCTGGGTTGACATGACAGGCTTGTACAGATTACACAGTCTGCATATTCCTTTCGTCATACTTTACAAAGATGTGAAAACAGACTTTGTGACAAAGGTTATTCTGGACCTATCAGAGATTGTGGTATGACTTAACCCTGTTAAATTCACAGATTGAACAGTTCACATCATCGTGTCGGGGCTTGTGCTTCCCTGCTGTGACTCAACAATAGTTCAGCAGTGCAATAGTTTTTCTAAGCACACACATCCAGTCTCACATCATAACAGCCAGCCTCTGAGGCATCCCACGGAGAGAGATGAATTGTAGTTCTGAAGCTGCCGTCTTAGAAATGAGCATACACAGGAAGGGATCCAGACAACTGTGGaagcagcagagacacacagctACTCTGTAATATCCATACAGTCTGTCATCCCCACCGGACAACAGGCGGATGTAGTGGACAATGTGCAGGATGCCACTAGGCAagaaacacactgcaaatatGATGAAAACCAGAGTGCTGACCCTGATAAATGGTCTCCAGTCACAACCAGATTGACCTAGGTGGTACACTACTGCTATGTGGGCATAAATGCAAATCAGGAAAGGCACTATGAAGCCCAGACAAACCAGCATCAGCCTGTATGGCAACAGCTGGGAATGGGATTTTTCTTCCAGGGGAAGTACGTCATGGCATGTCGTGACCCCCAGCTGCGTAAGCTGGTAGCTCTGCCTGACCAGGAGCTCAGGCACAATAGCAGCCCCAAACAGGAACCACACAATCATGCAGGTCCACACTGCCAGTGTAGTCTTAGCAAGTCTTCTGTACAAGAACGGTCTGACCACAGCCAGGTAGCGCTTCAGACTGATGCATGCTATAGTCTGAGCCGAACAGTAAACGTTGCCATAAAACAAGGCTGTGATCAGCCGGCAGGAGATTTCCCCAAATATCCAGTTGTTTCCGTTGAAATGGTAGTGAACACGCAGTACCAGGGAAAACAGGAGGACCAGGTCAGACAAGGCCAGGTTCAGATAAAGAATTACTGTGGACAAGGACTTGGCTCTGAGTCTGACTCTGAGGAAGGTCAGAATATAGGCGTTGGAGGGGATACCCACCAGCATGGCCAGTATGTAAGATGAAGGTATGACCCAGGTGCTAAGGACCCCTGTGGTATAGGCCGTCGCAGCATCGTCTGGGTTCACAATTAGCCTTGGGGCTGTGCTGGGATGGAGCGGGGTCGGCCTCTGGTTTGTGTGGTTGAGTTTGTAAATCTTCCCCCTGAAAGTTTTTGGTATCACACCAGGTTGTTTATTGGCGGTGGTCCCAGTTCTATTCCCTGTATATGGGtagaaaaacaatgtttatggctttaaaaaaataattatataagaAAAGTACATTTGAAACTACATTTAAACATCAAACAGAAATTTTACTTCATCCCGTTGGCTTttgttgtcttgtgttgtgtCCAGTATTCATCATAAGACTTTCTAAGTATACCTCTTGTTCTTTTTCACAATGCAAGCAGACATTTCTATTTATGCACGTTAACTATCCTTTATTGTAGTATtcttaatttatattttttatagctATACTAATATAGTTAAACCTGTGTTTTGTAACTTTGAGTTGAGACTTTAAATGAGCCCTTTACCAGTTGGGGTCAAAAAAGTCCCAGTGTAAATAGTATCTCATCTGGGACCCTGGCTTAAAGA of the Thunnus maccoyii chromosome 9, fThuMac1.1, whole genome shotgun sequence genome contains:
- the f2rl2 gene encoding proteinase-activated receptor 3, translating into MADLVPGLIICLMAVQTIQHDGNRTGTTANKQPGVIPKTFRGKIYKLNHTNQRPTPLHPSTAPRLIVNPDDAATAYTTGVLSTWVIPSSYILAMLVGIPSNAYILTFLRVRLRAKSLSTVILYLNLALSDLVLLFSLVLRVHYHFNGNNWIFGEISCRLITALFYGNVYCSAQTIACISLKRYLAVVRPFLYRRLAKTTLAVWTCMIVWFLFGAAIVPELLVRQSYQLTQLGVTTCHDVLPLEEKSHSQLLPYRLMLVCLGFIVPFLICIYAHIAVVYHLGQSGCDWRPFIRVSTLVFIIFAVCFLPSGILHIVHYIRLLSGGDDRLYGYYRVAVCLCCFHSCLDPFLCMLISKTAASELQFISLRGMPQRLAVMM